From the Mustelus asterias unplaced genomic scaffold, sMusAst1.hap1.1 HAP1_SCAFFOLD_551, whole genome shotgun sequence genome, one window contains:
- the LOC144487011 gene encoding uncharacterized protein LOC144487011 codes for MEKPWKCVDCGKGYRYPSLLEDHRRSHTGERPFICSQCGKGFTRVSNLQSHQLRHTGERPFTCSQCGEGFTRLSNLQSHQRVHTGERPFTCSQCGEGFTRSFSLQRHQRVHTGERPFTCSQCGKGFMNSSNLRTHERVHIGERPFICSQCGQEFTQSADLQRHQLRHTGERPFTCSQCGKGFIRSSHLQIHQRVHTGERPFICSQCGKGFTNSSDLQTHQRVHTGERPFTCSQCGKRFRQLPHLQSHKRVHTGERPFTCSQCGKGFTVLSTLQRHQRIHTGERLFICSRCGKGFSQFSNLQIHQRVHTGERPFICSRCGKRFTRSSDLRTHQHIHTGERPFTCSQCGKGFTRSSDLRTHQRVHTGERPFTCSQCGKRFTRSSELRTHQRVHTGERPFTCSQCGKGFSHLSTQQKHQHIHTGERPFTCSQCGKRFTQSSHLRRHQRVHTGERPFTCSQCGKGFSQLSNLQRHQRIHMGRDHSPALSVGRNSLSYPTC; via the exons atggagaaaccatggaaatgtgtggactgtgggaagggatacagatacccatccctgctggaagatcatcggcgcagccacactggggagaggccgttcatctgctctcagtgtgggaagggattcactcgggtatccaacctgcaatcacaccagctacgtcacacaggggagaggccattcacctgctcgcagtgtggggagggattcactcggttatccaacctgcagtcacaccagcgagttcacactggggagaggccgttcacctgctctcagtgtggagagggattcactcggtcattcagcctgcagagacaccaacgagttcacactggggagagaccattcacctgttctcagtgtgggaagggattcatgaactcatccaacctgcggacgcaCGAACGGGTTCACATTGGGGaaagaccgttcatctgctctcagtgtgggcaagaattcactcagtcagccgacctgcagagacaccagctacgtcacacaggagagaggccgttcacctgctctcagtgtgggaagggattcattcggtcatcccacctgcagatacaccagcgagttcatactggggagagaccattcatctgctctcagtgtgggaagggatttacgaactcatctgacctgcagacacaccagcgagttcacacaggggagaggccattcacctgctctcagtgtggaaagcgtttcaga cagctcccaca cctgcagtcacacaagcgagttcacaccggagagagaccgttcacctgctctcagtgtggaaagggattcactgtgttatccactttgcagagacaccagcgaattcacactggggagaggctgtttatctgctctcggtgtgggaaggggttcagtcagttttccaacctgcagatacaccagcgagttcacactggggagaggccattcatctgctctcgttgtgggaagagattcactcggtcatccgacctgcggacacatcagcacattcacaccggggagaggccattcacctgctctcagtgtgggaagggatttactcgttcatccgacctgcggacacaccagcgagttcacactggggagaggccattcacctgctctcagtgtgggaagagattcactcggtcatccgagctgcggacacaccagcgagttcacactggggagaggccatttacctgctctcagtgtgggaagggtttcagtcacttatccacccagcagaaacaccagcacattcacactggagagaggccgttcacctgctcacagtgtgggaagagattcactcagtcatcccacctgcggagacaccagcgagttcacactggggagaggccatttacctgctctcagtgtgggaagggtttcagtcagttatccaacctgcagagacaccagcgaattcacatggggagagaccattcacctgctctgagtgtgggaaggaattcactcagttatcccacctgttga